The genomic interval TTAAACATACAGTTTTTATGGGCGTAGGTGGCTCATTTGATGTGTTCAGCGGCAATGTCAGACGTGCTCCTGAATTATTCATAAAGCTTAATCTGGAATGGCTGTACCGTATTATGACAGACTTTAAACGCTTTAAACGTGCAACGACAATACCGATGTTTATGCTTGAAGTACGTAAACAAATGTTTAATGAAAAGTATGATCCATATAAACATTTAAAAGAAAAAGAATAGAAAAGAGGATATTATGAATCCTGTAACGACGGTTTTAAAAGAACAATTTAAAAACTTTTATTTAATACAAAGACTTGCTCAATTTCAAATTAAAATATCGACGCATGATAATTATTTAGGTCTTGCCTGGGAATTTATTAATCCACTGATTCAAATCGCCGTTTATTACTTTGTATTCGGTATCGGGATAAGAGGTGGACGTGCAGATATCCATGGTGTTCCGTTTATTTTATGGATGCTTGTTGGTATAAGTATGTGGTTTTTCGTGAATCAAGGAATCCTGGAAGGTACAAAGTCCATTTCGATGAAATATAATCAAGTGGCGAAAATGAACTTTCCGTTGTCGACGATTCCGAGTTACATATTAATGAGTAAGTTTTATACGCATGTTGTTTTACTCGGTTTAATTATCGGTATTTGTTTCTTATCCGGAATAAAACCAACTGTATATATGCTGCAATTACTTATTTATATTCCATTTGTGTACATTTTTAGCTTATCTGTAACAATGTTTACATCTACGCTAGGAGTACTCGTAAGAGACGTGCAAATGGCAGTACAGGCGCTTTTAAGAGTATTGTTTTACATGTCACCGATATTATGGTTACCTGAAGGCAATTCAGAAAAAATGCAAATCGTTGAATTTATTATGAAATTAAATCCGGTATATTTTTTAGCGGAAAGTTATAGAAGTGCAATACTGTATCAGGAATGGTATTTTGTAGAACATTGGAAACTTGCGTTATACAATGTAGGATTTGTTCTGTTTTTCTTTATACTTGGTTCAATCATTCATATTAAGTTCAGAGAGCGATTCAGCGATTTTATATAGGTTCAATTAATTGAATATACATTCATTGCTATGACATAATGTGGTTAACACATTATGTTTTTTATTTGGAGGAAATTATGAATCAATTTACATTTTACAACCCTGTTAAGTTAGTATTCGGTAAAGAAAGTTTAGAGCAATTAAGTGATATGGTGAAATCATTTTCAAATGGCAATAAAGTATTATTAACTTACGGTGGCGGTAGTATTAAAAGAACGGGTCTATACGATAAAGTGATGGAACGATTATCTGACTTTGAAGTATTTGAACTTGCGGGTATTGAACCGAATCCACGCGTTGAAACAGTACGTAAAGGTGTAGAGATCGTTAAAGAAAAACAAATCGATTTCATCGTTGCAGTTGGTGGCGGTTCAGTTATTGATGGTACGAAATTAATCGCAGCAGCAGGAAAGTATGAAGGTGATGCGTGGGATATCGTAACACGTAAAGCAGAAGTTAAAGATGCTGTACCATTTGGAACTGTATTAACATTATCAGCAACAGGTTCGGAAATGAATTCAGGTAGTGTTATTACGAACTGGGAGACGAAAGAGAAGTTAGGGTGGGGCTCTCCACTTGTATTTCCTAAGTTCAGTTTATTAAATCCTGAAGTGCTATATACGTTACCTGAGCATCAAACAGTAAACGGAATAATTGATAGCATGAGTCATTTATTAGAACAGTACTTTAACGAAGCAAACAATACAGAAGTGCAGGATCAGATGATCAGTGGTGTAATGAAGACGGTTATGAAAACTGGTCCGATTGCTGTGAAAGAACCTGAAAACTATGAAGCACGTGAGACGTTAATGTTATCATCAACAGTTGCATTGAATGGCTTTTTACGCTTAGGTTATATCGGAGACTGGGCAACACATAATTTAGAACATGCAGTAAGTGCGGTTTATGATATTGCACACGGTGCAGGTCTTGCAATTTTATTCCCGGAATGGATGCGTTACGTTAGCAAAAAATCTCCAGCACGATTTGTAAAGTTTGCTGAAGATGTATTTCATGTCGATGCATCATTATCTGACGATGAGAAAATTAACTTTGCCATTGATGCGTTACAGAACTTCTGGACAAGTTTAGGTGCAAAACAAAAGTTATCAGATTACGGTGTGAAAGAAGAAGACTTAGAAGTGTTTGCGGATAAAACGTTAATTTATGGTCCATTCGGTAATTTCTATAAGTTACAACGAGAAGATATAATAGCGATTTATAAAGCGGCATTATAAACAAAGCAATTTAATATAATAAATCAAAGGAAGCGGAATTATTCCGCTTCCTTTTGTATATATGCTTCTGCTTTTTCGATTTGTAATGAAACACTTTTAATACTCGTACCGTTGTCGTTTGTTCTTCGATTGACAGCATATGCAGGATCTAATTTTTCATAAATGGCGTCATTAATTTGAGGCACAACTGTTTTATAATGTGACAGTGGAATATCTTTCAGTAATATCTCATTATCAATTGCATAGAGCACAAGTTTCCCTGTAATTTCGTGTGCTTCTCTAAATGGTATGTTCAGCGTCACAAGATAATCTGCCAGTTCTGTTGCGTTAGAATAGTCACTTTTTGTCGTCTCAATTAGCTGTTCGGTATTTACTTCCATCGATTCAATCATCCCAGTAAAGATCTGAACGGACTGAATCGCTGTATCAATACTATTGAAGAAACCTTGTTTGTCTTCCTGTAAATCTTTGTTATATGCAAGTGGGAGCCCCTTTAATGTCATGAGTAATCCGATATAATTTCCTGCAACAGTTCCTGATTTGCCACGTATGAGTTCTGCCATATCAGGATTTTTCTTCTGGGGCATAATGGATGAACCTGTCGTATATGCATCCCTTAATGTTATGAATTTAAATTCTTCACTGCACCATAATATAATTTCTTCTGAGAATCGTGATAAGTGCATCATTAATACATTAATATTATGCATCATATCAAGTATATAATCTCTGTCACTTACGGCATCGATACTGTTCGGATAAACACTATCGAAGCCTAGTGCATGAGCTGTATATTGCTGTTCAATCGGAAATGTTGTTCCGGCTAATGCACCTGATCCAAGCGGTGACACATTCACACGTTTTAAAGCGTCATTAAATCTTTCTTTATCACGATTTAGCATCCAGAAATACGTCATAATATGGTGACTGAAGAGTATCGGTTGCGCGCGTTGCATATGCGTATATCCAGGCATAATGACCGATAAATACTTTTTACTCAGTGTAATAAGGACTTGCTGTAATTCGTTGATGGACTGAATAATCGTTTCTGTCTGCTCTCGTGCATAGAGATGCATATCTGTTGCGACTTGATCATTACGTGAACGTGCAGTATGCATCTTTCCACCGACAGGGCCGATTTTTTCAATGAGTAGCTTTTCGATATTCAGATGGATATCTTCATATTCTTTTTTAAAGTCAACGGTCCCTGCTTCATAATCCTGAACGATTGCGTTTAGTCCGTTAATAATTAGTGCAGCGTCATCTTTACTTATAATGTTTGTGTTTTTCAACATGTTAACATGAGCGATACTTCCATTTATATCATGATAAAAGAGTCTTTGATCAACTTCTATCGACTGATTGAAGTTAGCGACTTGTTCACTCATCGACTGTGTAAATCTTCCACCCCAAAGTGCTTTACTCATGCTGCTCACCACCATATACACGTGTCGCCTGTTTTACTGGTAATTCATATATTTCAATAAATCCAACACTTGCCTGATGATTAAAAGTATCTTCTTTCGTATATGTTGCAAGTTTTTCATTATAGAGTGCATTATCGCTCTTTCTACCAATTACAGTAATGTTACCTTTATAAAGTTTTACTTTCGTCTCGCCGTTTACGTACTGCTGCATATCTGTAAGCAAGTTTTTAATATGGTCTGCAAGCGGTGAAAAGAATAAACCGTTATAAATTAAGTTAGAGAATTGCTGCTCGATATACGGTTTAAAATGCTGAACATCTTTCGTTAACGTAATCGTCTCTAAATCTTTATGTGCAGTAAGTAGCATCATTGCACCTGGTGCTTCATATACTTCACGGGATTTTATGCCGACGAGACGATTTTCAACGTGATCAATTCTTCCGACACCATGTTTTCCGCCGATAACATTTAACTGTTTAATAATTTCGTGTAATGGCATCATTTTTCCATTTAATGCGATAGGGAGGCCCGATTTAAATGTTATGTCGATAATTTCCTCTTCATCGGGTGCTGCTTTTGGCGCTACAGTTAAATCGTAAGCATCTTCAGGTGGCATCGCATATGGATCTTCTAAGATGCCACACTCATTGCTTCTTCCCCATAAATTCTGATCGATAGAATACGGAGAATCAAGGTTGATAGGTACTGGAATGTCATGTGCTTTCGCATATTCTATCTCTTCTTCACGACTGAATCCCCAGTCACGAACAGGTGCAAGCGTTGTAATTGATGGATCGATGCTGTGTATGGCAACTTCGAATCGTACTTGGTCATTCCCTTTACCAGTACAGCCGTGCGCAATAAATTTTGCATCATACTGATGTGCAATTTTTACGAGTTCCTTTGCGATGAGTGGTCTGCTGAGTGCAGATATTAACGGATACGTCTCTTCATATAAACTATTACCTTTAATTGCATAAGATAAGTATTCATCCGCATATGTCTCAACTTTATCCAGCATAATCGATGCTATTGCCCCAACATTTAATGCTTTTTCTTTTACATTCTCTAGATCCTTCCCTTCACCAACATCAAGGCAGCAGGCGATAACATCATAACCTTTATCGATAAGCCATTGTATTGCGACGCTCGTATCAAGTCCTCCTGAATATGCGAGTACTACTTTTTCTTTGTTATTCATTTTACATTCCTCCAGATGATTTAAAAATATTTCAACTAATTATACATAATAATGTATCAATATACATAAATATTATCAAGTATTTTTATGCAAAAATTTGAATAAAAATATTGTTTTTGTTTTTCTGAAATAAAATTATAGATGTAAGCGCTTAATAAATCACTATGGATTGAGAACTGTTGCTGAATCAAGTACAATGATTGTGAAACTATGAACAGGAGGAACAACGATGACACACATTAAATTTAATTACGACATGGCAAAATCATTCGTTGGCGAACATGAGCTGACACAGATGCAGGACTTAGTTAAGAACATTCACCACGTCATTCACGAAGGAAGCGGCGCTGGGAATGACTTTTTAGGGTGGCTTGATCTACCTGTTGATTACGATAAGGAAGAGTTTGCACGCATTAAAGAAAGTGCGAAGAAAATTAATTCAGATAGCGATGTATTAATCGTTATCGGAATCGGTGGTTCGTATTTAGGCGCACGTGCAGCAATTGAAATGCTTAATAAATCGTTTGATCATCTTGATACAAATAAAACGCAGATTATTTTCGCAGGACATCAGTTATCTTCAAGTTATTTGAATGATTTAATTGAATATGTACAGGATAAAGATTTCTCAGTAAATGTAATTTCTAAGTCTGGGACAACGACAGAACCAGCTGTTGCTTTCCGTGTATTTAAAAAATTATTAGAAGAGAAGTACGGTAAAGAAGGTGCGAAGTCACGCATTTACGCAACTACAGATAAGGCTAAAGGTGCTTTAAAGTCATTAGCAACGACTGAAGGTTATGAAACATTCGTAGTGCCGGATGATGTTGGTGGACGTTTCTCTGTATTAACAGCAGTAGGACTATTACCGATTGCTACAGCTGGTCATGATATCGATGCAATGATGGAAGGTGCAGCAAATGCGCGAACTGAACTTGCTTCATCTGAACTTTCTGAGAACATCAGTTATCAATATGCAGCATTACGTAATATTTTATACAATAAAGGGTATACGATTGAAATGCTGATTAACTACGAACCAAGTCTGCAATACTTTAATGAATGGTGGAAACAGTTATTCGGTGAGTCTGAAGGTAAGGACTTTAAAGGTATTTATCCATCAAGTGCAAACTTTTCAACGGATCTTCATTCATTAGGTCAATACGTTCAGG from Macrococcus armenti carries:
- a CDS encoding ABC transporter permease; the encoded protein is MNPVTTVLKEQFKNFYLIQRLAQFQIKISTHDNYLGLAWEFINPLIQIAVYYFVFGIGIRGGRADIHGVPFILWMLVGISMWFFVNQGILEGTKSISMKYNQVAKMNFPLSTIPSYILMSKFYTHVVLLGLIIGICFLSGIKPTVYMLQLLIYIPFVYIFSLSVTMFTSTLGVLVRDVQMAVQALLRVLFYMSPILWLPEGNSEKMQIVEFIMKLNPVYFLAESYRSAILYQEWYFVEHWKLALYNVGFVLFFFILGSIIHIKFRERFSDFI
- a CDS encoding iron-containing alcohol dehydrogenase: MNQFTFYNPVKLVFGKESLEQLSDMVKSFSNGNKVLLTYGGGSIKRTGLYDKVMERLSDFEVFELAGIEPNPRVETVRKGVEIVKEKQIDFIVAVGGGSVIDGTKLIAAAGKYEGDAWDIVTRKAEVKDAVPFGTVLTLSATGSEMNSGSVITNWETKEKLGWGSPLVFPKFSLLNPEVLYTLPEHQTVNGIIDSMSHLLEQYFNEANNTEVQDQMISGVMKTVMKTGPIAVKEPENYEARETLMLSSTVALNGFLRLGYIGDWATHNLEHAVSAVYDIAHGAGLAILFPEWMRYVSKKSPARFVKFAEDVFHVDASLSDDEKINFAIDALQNFWTSLGAKQKLSDYGVKEEDLEVFADKTLIYGPFGNFYKLQREDIIAIYKAAL
- the argH gene encoding argininosuccinate lyase, giving the protein MSKALWGGRFTQSMSEQVANFNQSIEVDQRLFYHDINGSIAHVNMLKNTNIISKDDAALIINGLNAIVQDYEAGTVDFKKEYEDIHLNIEKLLIEKIGPVGGKMHTARSRNDQVATDMHLYAREQTETIIQSINELQQVLITLSKKYLSVIMPGYTHMQRAQPILFSHHIMTYFWMLNRDKERFNDALKRVNVSPLGSGALAGTTFPIEQQYTAHALGFDSVYPNSIDAVSDRDYILDMMHNINVLMMHLSRFSEEIILWCSEEFKFITLRDAYTTGSSIMPQKKNPDMAELIRGKSGTVAGNYIGLLMTLKGLPLAYNKDLQEDKQGFFNSIDTAIQSVQIFTGMIESMEVNTEQLIETTKSDYSNATELADYLVTLNIPFREAHEITGKLVLYAIDNEILLKDIPLSHYKTVVPQINDAIYEKLDPAYAVNRRTNDNGTSIKSVSLQIEKAEAYIQKEAE
- a CDS encoding argininosuccinate synthase, with the protein product MNNKEKVVLAYSGGLDTSVAIQWLIDKGYDVIACCLDVGEGKDLENVKEKALNVGAIASIMLDKVETYADEYLSYAIKGNSLYEETYPLISALSRPLIAKELVKIAHQYDAKFIAHGCTGKGNDQVRFEVAIHSIDPSITTLAPVRDWGFSREEEIEYAKAHDIPVPINLDSPYSIDQNLWGRSNECGILEDPYAMPPEDAYDLTVAPKAAPDEEEIIDITFKSGLPIALNGKMMPLHEIIKQLNVIGGKHGVGRIDHVENRLVGIKSREVYEAPGAMMLLTAHKDLETITLTKDVQHFKPYIEQQFSNLIYNGLFFSPLADHIKNLLTDMQQYVNGETKVKLYKGNITVIGRKSDNALYNEKLATYTKEDTFNHQASVGFIEIYELPVKQATRVYGGEQHE
- a CDS encoding glucose-6-phosphate isomerase; protein product: MTHIKFNYDMAKSFVGEHELTQMQDLVKNIHHVIHEGSGAGNDFLGWLDLPVDYDKEEFARIKESAKKINSDSDVLIVIGIGGSYLGARAAIEMLNKSFDHLDTNKTQIIFAGHQLSSSYLNDLIEYVQDKDFSVNVISKSGTTTEPAVAFRVFKKLLEEKYGKEGAKSRIYATTDKAKGALKSLATTEGYETFVVPDDVGGRFSVLTAVGLLPIATAGHDIDAMMEGAANARTELASSELSENISYQYAALRNILYNKGYTIEMLINYEPSLQYFNEWWKQLFGESEGKDFKGIYPSSANFSTDLHSLGQYVQEGRRDIFETVVKVTTPRSDVTIEADENDLDGLNFLAGKTLDFVNTKAFQGTLLAHSDGGVPNFVVEVPKLDAFTFGYLVYFFELSVAMSGYLLGVNPFNQPGVEAYKQNMFALLGKPGYEDKKAELEARL